From a single Micromonospora pallida genomic region:
- the pyrE gene encoding orotate phosphoribosyltransferase: MGDRDDLRKFISDLAVVHGRVVLSSGREADWYVDLRRVTLHHQAAPLVGRVLLDLTADWEFDAVGGLTLGADPVGLSMLHAAATVGRPLDAFVVRKQGKAHGLQRRIEGPDVSGRRVLAVEDTSTTGGSVLNAVEALREAGAEVVGVAVIVDRGAGDVVQAAGLAYRAAYTLADLGLVA, translated from the coding sequence ATGGGGGACCGCGACGACCTGCGTAAATTCATCTCCGACCTGGCCGTGGTCCATGGGCGGGTGGTGCTCTCCTCGGGGCGCGAGGCAGATTGGTACGTCGATCTGCGTCGCGTCACGCTCCATCACCAGGCCGCTCCCTTGGTGGGGCGCGTCCTGCTGGATCTCACCGCTGACTGGGAGTTCGACGCGGTCGGTGGCCTGACCCTGGGTGCCGACCCGGTCGGGCTGTCGATGCTGCATGCCGCAGCGACGGTGGGACGACCGCTCGATGCCTTCGTCGTGCGCAAGCAAGGTAAGGCGCACGGGCTGCAACGCCGCATCGAGGGGCCTGATGTATCCGGTCGCCGGGTATTGGCGGTGGAAGATACCTCAACGACCGGTGGGAGTGTACTCAACGCAGTTGAAGCGTTACGTGAGGCAGGGGCTGAGGTCGTCGGTGTAGCGGTTATTGTTGATCGAGGCGCCGGCGACGTCGTGCAAGCAGCCGGACTGGCCTACCGGGCGGCCTATACGTTGGCTGACCTCGGCCTTGTGGCCTAA
- a CDS encoding ArsR/SmtB family transcription factor translates to MENVGTALAEMTMPQISPLAGEPIERADAERLAGVLKALADPARLRLLSLIQSAPEGEACVCDLTAPLGLSQPTVSHHLRILTEAGLLEREKRGVWAYYRLVPTAIATIADLLTPPRKRATKKAR, encoded by the coding sequence ATGGAAAACGTGGGAACTGCGTTGGCTGAAATGACTATGCCTCAGATCTCGCCGCTTGCCGGCGAGCCGATCGAACGTGCCGATGCCGAGCGGCTCGCGGGGGTCCTCAAGGCCCTCGCCGACCCCGCCCGGCTGCGGCTGCTCAGCCTGATCCAGTCGGCCCCCGAGGGCGAGGCGTGCGTCTGCGACCTGACCGCGCCGCTCGGCCTCTCCCAGCCGACGGTCAGCCACCACCTGCGTATCCTCACCGAGGCCGGCTTGCTGGAGCGGGAGAAGCGCGGCGTGTGGGCGTACTACCGGCTGGTGCCGACCGCGATCGCCACGATCGCCGACCTGCTGACTCCGCCCCGTAAGCGCGCCACCAAGAAGGCGCGCTGA